One Gossypium hirsutum isolate 1008001.06 chromosome A11, Gossypium_hirsutum_v2.1, whole genome shotgun sequence genomic window carries:
- the LOC121209732 gene encoding pentatricopeptide repeat-containing protein At1g03560, mitochondrial-like isoform X3 — translation MESLRRLWTSSLRWKGKVMDQKGLSADSYSYAALCGGLLKIGKIGDACELFLDIFSNGTADVAVYNIYFQCLCQENKSREALSQLKRMMKVGFKPNKLEFQILLSLVVRKVHPQMKKPLLRIKYLLLKRGLLLLLRQRKQIAVQILLLMMALLKNRSLL, via the exons ATGGAAAGTTTGAGGAGGCTATGGACTTCGTCACTAAGATGGAAAGGGAAG GTGATGGATCAAAAAGGTCTTTCTGCGGATTCATATTCATATGCTGCTTTGTGTGGAGGCCTGCTCAAAATAGGAAAAATAGGGGATGCATGTGAACTATTCCTTGATATATTTTCCAATGGAACTGCGGATGTTGCTGTCTATAATATTTACTTCCAATGTTTATGTCAAGAGAATAAATCAAGAGAAGCATTGTCTCAGTTGAAGCGCATGATGAAAGTTGGCTTTAAGCCAAACAAGCTAGAATTTCAGATTCTTTTGAGTCTAGTAGTGAGGAAGGTTCATCCTCAGATGAA GAAGCCCCTGCTAAGAATAAAATACTTGTTGCTAAAAAGGGGTCTGTTACTGTTGCTAAGACAAAGAAAGCAGATAGCAGTTCAGATTCTTCTTCTGATGATGGCTCTGTTGAAAAATAG GAGTCTGCTGTAA
- the LOC121209732 gene encoding pentatricopeptide repeat-containing protein At1g03560, mitochondrial-like isoform X2 — translation MSFCLSSAVTYSCRVCRKFRVLAYFSTSCALNTVDYFKEIDTHVSDYPELQRGCRVMLSQVMDQKGLSADSYSYAALCGGLLKIGKIGDACELFLDIFSNGTADVAVYNIYFQCLCQENKSREALSQLKRMMKVGFKPNKLEFQILLSLVVRKVHPQMKKPLLRIKYLLLKRGLLLLLRQRKQIAVQILLLMMALLKNRSLL, via the exons ATGTCTTTTTGTTTATCTTCTGCAGTTACTTATTCATGTAGAGTTTGCAGAAAGTTTCGTGTTTTAGCTTATTTTTCTACTTCATGTGCTCTAAATACAGTAGATTACTTCAAAGAAATCGATACCCATGTTTCCGACTATCCTGAATTACAACGGGGATGCAGAGTTATGCTATCTCAG GTGATGGATCAAAAAGGTCTTTCTGCGGATTCATATTCATATGCTGCTTTGTGTGGAGGCCTGCTCAAAATAGGAAAAATAGGGGATGCATGTGAACTATTCCTTGATATATTTTCCAATGGAACTGCGGATGTTGCTGTCTATAATATTTACTTCCAATGTTTATGTCAAGAGAATAAATCAAGAGAAGCATTGTCTCAGTTGAAGCGCATGATGAAAGTTGGCTTTAAGCCAAACAAGCTAGAATTTCAGATTCTTTTGAGTCTAGTAGTGAGGAAGGTTCATCCTCAGATGAA GAAGCCCCTGCTAAGAATAAAATACTTGTTGCTAAAAAGGGGTCTGTTACTGTTGCTAAGACAAAGAAAGCAGATAGCAGTTCAGATTCTTCTTCTGATGATGGCTCTGTTGAAAAATAG GAGTCTGCTGTAA
- the LOC121209732 gene encoding pentatricopeptide repeat-containing protein At3g04760, chloroplastic-like isoform X1, translated as MQNNGCKPNVITYTIIVKFLFDNGKFEEAMDFVTKMEREGCNPDLFTYNVILRELCHRDRLDDISELIQVMDQKGLSADSYSYAALCGGLLKIGKIGDACELFLDIFSNGTADVAVYNIYFQCLCQENKSREALSQLKRMMKVGFKPNKLEFQILLSLVVRKVHPQMKKPLLRIKYLLLKRGLLLLLRQRKQIAVQILLLMMALLKNRSLL; from the exons ATGCAAAATAATGGTTGTAAGCCTAATGTGATTACGTACACGATAATTGTTAAGTTTCTTTTTGATAATGGAAAGTTTGAGGAGGCTATGGACTTCGTCACTAAGATGGAAAGGGAAGGTTGTAACCCTGATCTGTTTACTTATAATGTCATTCTTCGTGAGCTTTGCCATAGAGATAGACTAGATGACATTTCTGAGTTAATTCAGGTGATGGATCAAAAAGGTCTTTCTGCGGATTCATATTCATATGCTGCTTTGTGTGGAGGCCTGCTCAAAATAGGAAAAATAGGGGATGCATGTGAACTATTCCTTGATATATTTTCCAATGGAACTGCGGATGTTGCTGTCTATAATATTTACTTCCAATGTTTATGTCAAGAGAATAAATCAAGAGAAGCATTGTCTCAGTTGAAGCGCATGATGAAAGTTGGCTTTAAGCCAAACAAGCTAGAATTTCAGATTCTTTTGAGTCTAGTAGTGAGGAAGGTTCATCCTCAGATGAA GAAGCCCCTGCTAAGAATAAAATACTTGTTGCTAAAAAGGGGTCTGTTACTGTTGCTAAGACAAAGAAAGCAGATAGCAGTTCAGATTCTTCTTCTGATGATGGCTCTGTTGAAAAATAG GAGTCTGCTGTAA